One window of Mus caroli chromosome 11, CAROLI_EIJ_v1.1, whole genome shotgun sequence genomic DNA carries:
- the Castor1 gene encoding cytosolic arginine sensor for mTORC1 subunit 1 isoform X2, with amino-acid sequence MELHILEHRVRVLSIARPGLWLYTHPLIKLLFLPCRSRFFSLTETPEDYTLMVDEEGLKELPPSEFLQVAEATWLVMNVSHSGSVVQAAGVTKIARSVIAPLAEHHVSVLMLSTYQTDFILVREQDLSVVIHTLAQEFQIYREVGGEPVPVTGDDSSNGFPQIQHGPSPTVHPIQSPQNRFCVLTLDPETLPAVATTLIDVLFYSHSVPKEAASGGPESTSIPFFAFSLIEGYISIVMDAEIQKKFPSDLLLTSSSGELWRMVRIGGQPLGFDECGIVAQIAGPLAAVDISAYYISTFNFDHALVPEDEIGCVIDILQRRQEGQAS; translated from the exons ATGGAACTTCACATCCTAGAGCACCGGGTGCGAGTACTGAGCATTGCCCGTCCGGGCCTCTGGCTCTACACGCACCCGCTCATCAAGCTGCTCTTCCTGCCCTGTCGCAGTCG GTTCTTCAGCCTGACCGAGACTCCGGAAGACTACACTCTCATGGTGGACGAGGAGGGCTTGAAAG AGCTACCCCCATCCGAGTTCCTGCAAGTGGCTGAAGCCACATGGCTGGTGATGAACGTATCTCACAGTGGCTCCGTGGTGCAGGCTGCTGGAGTAACCAAGATTGCCCGGTCTGTCATTGCCCCGCTGGCTgaacaccatgtgtctgttctgaTGTTGTCCACATACCAGACAGACTTCATCCTG GTACGGGAGCAGGACCTGTCTGTGGTGATCCACACACTGGCCCAGGAGTTCCAAATCTACCGTGAAGTAGGCGGAGAGCCTGTGCCTGTTACTGGAGACGATTCCAGCAATGGCTTTCCCCAAATCCAGCACG GGCCCAGTCCCACGGTGCATCCCATTCAGAGCCCTCAGAACCGCTTTTGTGTCCTCACACTGGACCCTGAGACACTGCCGGCTGTCGCCACCACCCTCATCGATGTCCTCTTCTACTCCCACAG TGTCCCCAAGGAGGCGGCCTCCGGCGGTCCTGAATCAACGTCCATTCCGTTCTTCGCTTTCTCCCTCATCGAGGGGTACATCTCCATTGTCATGGATGCAGAGATCCAGAAAAA GTTCCCCAGTGACCTCCTGCTGACCAGTTCTTCTGGGGAGCTGTGGAGGATGGTGCGCATCGGGGGACAGCCCCTGGGCTTCG ATGAATGTGGGATTGTGGCCCAGATCGCGGGTCCCCTGGCGGCTGTTGACATCTCTGCTTACTACATCAGCACATTCAACTTTGACCATGCGCTG gttcctgaagATGAGATCGGTTGTGTCATTGATATTCTCCAGCGAAGGCAGGAAGGCCAGGCTTCCTAG
- the Castor1 gene encoding cytosolic arginine sensor for mTORC1 subunit 1 isoform X1 has product MELHILEHRVRVLSIARPGLWLYTHPLIKLLFLPCRSRCRFFSLTETPEDYTLMVDEEGLKELPPSEFLQVAEATWLVMNVSHSGSVVQAAGVTKIARSVIAPLAEHHVSVLMLSTYQTDFILVREQDLSVVIHTLAQEFQIYREVGGEPVPVTGDDSSNGFPQIQHGPSPTVHPIQSPQNRFCVLTLDPETLPAVATTLIDVLFYSHSVPKEAASGGPESTSIPFFAFSLIEGYISIVMDAEIQKKFPSDLLLTSSSGELWRMVRIGGQPLGFDECGIVAQIAGPLAAVDISAYYISTFNFDHALVPEDEIGCVIDILQRRQEGQAS; this is encoded by the exons ATGGAACTTCACATCCTAGAGCACCGGGTGCGAGTACTGAGCATTGCCCGTCCGGGCCTCTGGCTCTACACGCACCCGCTCATCAAGCTGCTCTTCCTGCCCTGTCGCAGTCG GTGCAGGTTCTTCAGCCTGACCGAGACTCCGGAAGACTACACTCTCATGGTGGACGAGGAGGGCTTGAAAG AGCTACCCCCATCCGAGTTCCTGCAAGTGGCTGAAGCCACATGGCTGGTGATGAACGTATCTCACAGTGGCTCCGTGGTGCAGGCTGCTGGAGTAACCAAGATTGCCCGGTCTGTCATTGCCCCGCTGGCTgaacaccatgtgtctgttctgaTGTTGTCCACATACCAGACAGACTTCATCCTG GTACGGGAGCAGGACCTGTCTGTGGTGATCCACACACTGGCCCAGGAGTTCCAAATCTACCGTGAAGTAGGCGGAGAGCCTGTGCCTGTTACTGGAGACGATTCCAGCAATGGCTTTCCCCAAATCCAGCACG GGCCCAGTCCCACGGTGCATCCCATTCAGAGCCCTCAGAACCGCTTTTGTGTCCTCACACTGGACCCTGAGACACTGCCGGCTGTCGCCACCACCCTCATCGATGTCCTCTTCTACTCCCACAG TGTCCCCAAGGAGGCGGCCTCCGGCGGTCCTGAATCAACGTCCATTCCGTTCTTCGCTTTCTCCCTCATCGAGGGGTACATCTCCATTGTCATGGATGCAGAGATCCAGAAAAA GTTCCCCAGTGACCTCCTGCTGACCAGTTCTTCTGGGGAGCTGTGGAGGATGGTGCGCATCGGGGGACAGCCCCTGGGCTTCG ATGAATGTGGGATTGTGGCCCAGATCGCGGGTCCCCTGGCGGCTGTTGACATCTCTGCTTACTACATCAGCACATTCAACTTTGACCATGCGCTG gttcctgaagATGAGATCGGTTGTGTCATTGATATTCTCCAGCGAAGGCAGGAAGGCCAGGCTTCCTAG